The following coding sequences are from one Candidatus Zixiibacteriota bacterium window:
- the aprB gene encoding adenylyl-sulfate reductase subunit beta, which produces MPSYVINEKCDGCKALDKTACQHICPNDLMVLDKDSMKAYNQAPEMCWECMCCVKMCPTQAIEIRGYADFVPLGGIVTPMRSTDSIMWTVKFRNGMLKRFKFPIRTTPEGSAVPDGGYPTASDDLKSPLLFTEPESTKCSELPKVK; this is translated from the coding sequence ATGCCAAGTTATGTAATCAACGAGAAATGTGATGGGTGTAAGGCGCTCGACAAAACCGCTTGTCAGCATATTTGCCCCAATGACTTAATGGTCTTGGATAAAGACTCAATGAAAGCCTACAATCAGGCCCCCGAAATGTGTTGGGAGTGCATGTGTTGTGTGAAAATGTGTCCGACTCAGGCAATCGAAATCCGCGGCTATGCCGATTTCGTACCGTTGGGCGGTATTGTTACACCGATGCGCAGCACCGACTCCATTATGTGGACTGTCAAGTTCCGTAATGGCATGCTCAAAAGATTTAAATTCCCGATTCGTACAACTCCCGAAGGTTCTGCTGTTCCGGATGGCGGTTATCCGACTGCTTCTGACGATCTCAAAAGCCCTCTTCTGTTCACTGAACCCGAATCAACCAAATGTTCCGAATTACCAAAGGTCAAGTAA